A single region of the Gemella sp. zg-570 genome encodes:
- a CDS encoding DUF1542 domain-containing protein — MVDSNNNLDDNQKATIKAKVAEATAAAMDAVNDAANTNEINAAKNLGENKADALKDLVDKQGQANAEIDANTNVSQADRNKAKAKVAEATAAAMDSVNDAANTNEINAAKNLGENKADALKDLVDKQGQANKAIDGSQHVDGADKNLAKQAIAAATTAAMDAVNAATNTNEINVAKATGTSKIAAIEALAEKQNEVNKAVDGNGLLNADQKDLIKTKVFAAVSYAMSDINKVDEIEEIEKSKTAGMSKVELEKAKADAISEIEAEKAKAHQDIDKNTSLTPDQKDAAKDKITKAAKEAEDSINGAASIEEVRAELNKAKEKVELAKKEEEAKAAGENVAKAINKAGLLGNPGLGEPEFNIGAAAQPEEEANNLELKPENNNANQANAQEIKEGKLETNIDNLGYASTEEKEAKKLTKAEHKGKHASKKLTKTGEAEKNTVVYSTTALGLALMLAALRRRIDKESK, encoded by the coding sequence GTGGTAGACAGCAATAACAACCTGGATGACAATCAAAAAGCGACGATAAAAGCAAAAGTAGCTGAAGCAACAGCGGCAGCAATGGATGCAGTAAATGATGCAGCAAACACAAACGAAATAAACGCAGCTAAAAACCTAGGAGAAAACAAGGCAGACGCCCTAAAAGACCTAGTAGACAAGCAAGGACAAGCAAATGCGGAAATAGACGCTAATACAAACGTAAGCCAAGCAGACAGAAACAAAGCCAAAGCAAAAGTAGCTGAAGCAACAGCAGCTGCAATGGATTCAGTAAATGATGCAGCAAACACAAACGAAATAAACGCAGCTAAAAACCTAGGAGAAAACAAGGCAGACGCCCTAAAAGACCTAGTAGACAAACAAGGACAAGCAAATAAAGCAATAGATGGCAGTCAACACGTAGACGGTGCAGACAAAAACTTAGCTAAACAAGCCATAGCAGCGGCAACAACAGCAGCAATGGATGCAGTAAATGCAGCAACAAACACAAACGAAATAAACGTAGCAAAAGCAACAGGAACAAGTAAGATAGCTGCAATAGAGGCTTTAGCAGAAAAACAAAACGAAGTAAATAAGGCGGTAGACGGCAATGGTTTATTAAATGCTGATCAAAAAGATCTAATAAAAACTAAAGTGTTTGCGGCTGTAAGCTATGCAATGAGCGACATAAACAAAGTAGATGAAATAGAAGAAATAGAGAAATCGAAAACTGCAGGTATGTCAAAAGTTGAACTAGAAAAAGCCAAAGCAGATGCAATAAGTGAAATAGAAGCAGAAAAAGCCAAAGCCCACCAAGACATAGACAAGAACACTAGCCTAACTCCTGATCAAAAAGACGCAGCAAAAGACAAGATAACAAAAGCAGCCAAAGAAGCAGAAGATAGCATCAACGGAGCAGCGAGTATAGAAGAAGTTAGGGCCGAACTAAATAAAGCTAAAGAAAAAGTTGAACTAGCCAAAAAAGAAGAAGAAGCCAAGGCGGCAGGAGAAAACGTAGCTAAAGCAATAAACAAGGCAGGTCTACTTGGCAATCCAGGACTAGGAGAACCTGAATTTAACATAGGAGCTGCAGCCCAACCTGAAGAAGAAGCAAATAACTTAGAACTTAAACCAGAAAATAACAATGCAAACCAAGCAAACGCCCAAGAAATAAAAGAAGGCAAGCTTGAAACAAATATTGACAATCTAGGATATGCTTCTACAGAAGAAAAAGAAGCTAAAAAACTTACTAAAGCAGAGCATAAAGGAAAACATGCAAGTAAGAAACTAACAAAAACAGGAGAGGCAGAGAAAAATACAGTAGTTTATTCAACTACAGCCCTAGGATTAGCCTTAATGCTTGCAGCATTAAGAAGAAGAATTGACAAAGAGTCAAAATAA
- a CDS encoding NEAT domain-containing protein, with translation MKKHKIISLSLASALLFSTGLYSAQIAKYNTAYATESSSLVKDYKTLKDGEYDLTFSVKNASNSNQLSMADDAMIKPAKLTVSKGQYKVKIKFQPIEVSNLKGYLGDLFYYDTANKKSPASALTFYSPEEKDSGFDEYKKKYQNRSGYPKEFEFPIDKTAIKSDGKLTSKIGVYVPVMGKYGEQDALIDFDFSNLAINKANTASRSSENEKFVSLKISDESPLKTATRRAIEKIGKIKKNNGKKELILTYYSQQKWGVNHIYDNGLMNVWYNYDGSQNRTKLTSKIIESGDHYKVSELAIPINEDKPIYIFGETQLNAYTGTTQVTYAIVNINGDTSLASTKNNSPKLLRASQFGAFEKDFSEKKLPFDYKKGDRLFSPYTAEQGTKFKLADGRFSLELNFERPDIQNTDIRYLKYTLDGSEPTNSSSSADLRSQSSDLTLPSSLYRIFIEPLADIKNFSENGGDVTLKVKAFNAKGNPVSDTQTYTFPFSKHYIDEIPFKLNIADKTFDAKLSSDVNYVLTNEVSVQSEKADYLKEKLKDKIAQLALNDVTYTKISLLKDGKPYTPDYPRGWLEDKNPLLKVDISNYSSDVNKQVYLYNSEDGSLNLVPTVVTSTKFSFSVNQQEGIYIIATANNKQLLDKEKEKLTKRVEEAKQILESASISKERIRLNQEIEKAENLLNRKFIKLYNLIKAGQNIDRAIKNLENAKSNTIFLKRKIATNNEILDQDILKKLLTQEKYNKLLALKSEINNNLDNNEKLQELLYNLDEELSNLEYKYKTQDIDYMIENYSRPGVESMASGVFDNKNARLIFAPDKTYLEVNLKTMTIFNIRAHLTDLDIFKDKLDEEELNVYSLGKFEDTGLNGKPALFDKKLIIELEKDAKQKYVVRLGNDGMGGAKPQARLVIKTQIEKNTTSDIDIYNISRLINNTYEPEASSNNIYTSDFKNLPDGEYNLDFTIFNYYSPDKISMANGAVNKPAKLVVKNGEYHVELTFTPLRFAGQQGYLGNLYYYDKNGSKKQGTILSYYSENEIDNFIDIYKKAFPSRNAYPKVISYPLDKNDIEADGKLKTRINVFVPVMASINQEIGYQDALPIFYFKKYNVEQENLEKEDGITIKDEVNNVTIRGDKIPKNSKLHVKKLDEKIEKISDMEYDLYDIEIQNKDNNSKINVLGEINITAPKKQGKTIEKVYYVGDNGELEEKVITSQDKDTITFTTNHLSKYALVYANNSTVNNEGKLDPTANSNLSNNLNMADNSNLSDNNTSNRQGRQISKISKKLTKTGIENSTYPLLVLSMLAGAYALRRKLK, from the coding sequence ATGAAAAAACATAAAATAATATCTTTAAGCCTCGCTAGTGCCTTGTTATTTTCTACTGGTCTTTATTCAGCACAGATAGCCAAATATAATACTGCCTACGCAACAGAAAGTTCAAGTCTTGTAAAAGATTATAAGACACTAAAAGACGGAGAGTATGATTTAACATTCTCAGTTAAAAATGCCAGTAATTCTAACCAGCTATCAATGGCTGATGACGCTATGATAAAACCAGCAAAATTAACGGTTAGCAAGGGACAATACAAGGTTAAAATTAAATTTCAACCTATAGAAGTGAGTAATCTAAAAGGATACTTGGGCGATTTATTCTATTACGATACAGCAAATAAAAAAAGTCCTGCAAGTGCCCTAACATTTTATTCACCAGAAGAAAAAGATTCAGGTTTTGATGAATACAAAAAAAAGTATCAAAATAGAAGTGGCTATCCAAAAGAATTTGAATTTCCTATTGATAAAACAGCTATAAAATCCGATGGAAAATTAACCAGTAAAATAGGCGTTTATGTGCCTGTTATGGGCAAATATGGAGAGCAAGACGCCCTTATTGACTTTGATTTTTCTAATCTTGCTATAAATAAAGCTAATACAGCTAGCCGAAGTAGTGAAAATGAAAAGTTTGTATCATTAAAAATAAGTGATGAGTCCCCTCTTAAAACAGCTACTAGGAGAGCTATTGAAAAAATAGGAAAAATCAAAAAAAATAATGGAAAAAAAGAATTAATCCTGACATACTATAGCCAGCAAAAATGGGGAGTAAACCATATTTACGATAACGGCCTAATGAATGTTTGGTATAACTATGATGGCAGTCAAAATAGGACTAAATTGACATCTAAAATTATAGAAAGTGGCGACCATTATAAAGTATCAGAGCTTGCTATCCCTATTAATGAAGATAAGCCAATATACATTTTTGGAGAAACACAACTAAATGCCTATACAGGAACTACACAAGTTACATATGCCATAGTAAATATAAATGGCGACACTAGCTTAGCAAGTACAAAAAATAATAGTCCAAAACTTTTAAGAGCAAGTCAATTCGGAGCTTTTGAAAAAGATTTTTCAGAAAAAAAATTACCATTTGACTATAAAAAAGGTGATAGACTTTTTTCTCCCTATACAGCTGAGCAAGGAACAAAATTCAAATTAGCCGACGGTAGATTTTCTTTAGAATTAAATTTTGAAAGACCAGACATTCAAAATACAGATATAAGATATTTAAAATATACATTAGACGGTAGCGAACCAACAAATTCTTCTTCAAGTGCTGATTTGCGTTCACAAAGTTCCGATTTAACTCTTCCATCTAGTCTATATAGAATATTCATTGAGCCTCTTGCTGATATAAAAAATTTCAGTGAAAATGGCGGAGATGTAACATTAAAAGTAAAAGCCTTTAATGCTAAAGGTAATCCAGTATCAGATACACAAACTTATACCTTTCCTTTTTCTAAACATTACATAGATGAAATTCCTTTTAAATTAAATATAGCAGATAAGACTTTTGATGCTAAGTTATCATCTGACGTCAACTATGTTCTTACTAATGAAGTGAGTGTACAAAGTGAAAAAGCTGATTATTTAAAAGAGAAGCTAAAAGACAAGATCGCTCAACTTGCCTTAAATGATGTTACTTATACAAAAATTTCTTTACTAAAAGATGGGAAACCTTACACACCAGATTATCCAAGAGGTTGGTTAGAGGATAAAAATCCACTGCTTAAAGTAGATATTTCTAATTATAGTTCAGATGTTAATAAGCAAGTTTATCTATATAATTCTGAAGATGGCAGCTTAAATCTTGTTCCGACAGTAGTAACAAGTACTAAGTTTTCCTTTAGTGTAAACCAGCAAGAAGGCATATATATTATAGCTACTGCTAACAATAAGCAACTCCTAGATAAAGAAAAAGAAAAATTAACTAAACGCGTTGAAGAAGCTAAACAAATTTTAGAAAGTGCTAGTATTTCCAAAGAAAGAATAAGACTAAATCAAGAAATTGAAAAAGCAGAAAATCTACTTAATAGAAAATTTATAAAATTATACAATCTAATAAAAGCTGGTCAAAACATAGACAGAGCAATAAAAAATCTTGAAAATGCCAAATCTAATACCATCTTTTTAAAAAGAAAAATAGCTACAAATAATGAAATACTTGACCAGGATATCTTAAAAAAATTATTAACACAAGAAAAATATAATAAATTATTAGCCTTAAAATCAGAAATCAATAACAACTTAGATAATAATGAAAAATTACAGGAACTATTATATAATTTAGACGAGGAATTAAGCAATTTAGAATACAAATATAAAACACAAGATATTGACTACATGATAGAAAACTACTCACGCCCAGGAGTAGAATCTATGGCTAGCGGGGTCTTTGACAATAAAAATGCTCGTTTAATCTTTGCTCCAGATAAAACATATTTAGAAGTAAACTTAAAAACGATGACTATTTTTAATATACGTGCCCATCTTACTGATTTAGATATCTTTAAAGATAAACTAGATGAAGAAGAATTAAATGTGTATAGTCTAGGTAAATTTGAAGATACTGGGCTAAATGGTAAGCCAGCCCTATTTGACAAAAAACTAATTATTGAATTAGAAAAGGATGCAAAACAAAAATATGTAGTTCGTCTAGGTAATGACGGCATGGGAGGAGCCAAACCCCAAGCAAGACTTGTTATCAAAACTCAAATAGAAAAAAATACTACTTCAGATATTGATATTTACAACATATCAAGACTAATTAACAATACTTATGAGCCTGAAGCAAGTAGTAATAATATTTATACATCTGACTTTAAAAATCTTCCAGACGGAGAATATAATTTAGATTTTACTATCTTCAACTACTATTCTCCTGATAAAATATCTATGGCCAATGGAGCGGTTAATAAACCTGCTAAGTTGGTAGTGAAAAATGGAGAGTATCATGTTGAGCTAACATTTACTCCACTTAGATTTGCAGGACAGCAAGGCTACCTAGGAAATCTTTATTACTATGATAAAAATGGAAGTAAAAAGCAGGGAACAATATTAAGCTACTACTCAGAAAATGAAATAGATAACTTTATTGATATATATAAAAAGGCATTCCCAAGTAGAAATGCTTATCCAAAAGTAATTAGCTATCCTCTTGATAAAAATGATATTGAGGCTGATGGAAAATTAAAAACTAGAATAAATGTTTTTGTGCCAGTAATGGCATCTATAAATCAGGAAATAGGTTATCAGGATGCACTCCCTATATTCTACTTTAAAAAATATAATGTTGAACAAGAAAATCTTGAAAAAGAAGACGGCATAACAATAAAAGATGAAGTAAATAATGTAACTATTAGGGGGGACAAAATACCAAAAAATTCTAAACTACATGTTAAAAAATTAGATGAAAAAATAGAAAAAATTTCTGATATGGAATATGATTTATACGATATAGAAATTCAAAATAAAGACAACAATTCAAAAATAAATGTTTTAGGCGAGATTAATATAACAGCACCTAAAAAACAAGGTAAAACTATAGAAAAAGTTTACTATGTAGGAGATAATGGAGAATTAGAAGAAAAAGTTATTACAAGTCAAGATAAGGATACTATAACTTTCACTACCAACCACTTATCTAAGTACGCCTTAGTATATGCAAATAATAGTACTGTTAATAATGAGGGTAAATTAGATCCAACTGCTAATTCAAACTTATCTAATAATTTAAATATGGCTGATAATTCAAATTTATCTGATAATAATACTTCTAACAGGCAAGGAAGACAAATAAGTAAAATAAGTAAAAAACTAACTAAAACAGGTATAGAAAATTCAACTTATCCCCTATTAGTTTTATCTATGCTAGCAGGAGCTTATGCTTTAAGAAGAAAATTAAAATAA
- a CDS encoding GA module-containing protein gives MSEVEAEKAQAHQDIDNTPGLSDKQKADAKAKVDAAAKEAEKPTSTLRQTQMQ, from the coding sequence ATAAGTGAAGTAGAAGCAGAAAAAGCCCAAGCTCACCAAGACATAGACAACACACCAGGCTTAAGCGACAAACAAAAAGCAGACGCCAAAGCAAAAGTAGACGCAGCCGCTAAAGAAGCAGAGAAGCCAACATCAACGCTGCGCCAGACACAAATGCAATAA